A genome region from Thermococcus gorgonarius includes the following:
- a CDS encoding potassium channel family protein, whose translation MCEYTYENGKKCRLKPLEGSKFCPLHIPREEGETLYGEKIREIKEKAFEKRLKVGQSYFEGVDLYDVKITGYTSEKVLVFKNSKITNLILDGSSVKGLILINSKLERVVTFESSVETIFIKGSSIFGLNILRTEFSGHITVRDSEVRYLMINSTQYRKSDKESEEKAYSETEKVIGNIELSGLTGVRKIGINTKYPLLRDILKEHGIDVSERKEKSVRAETLIIKDISFDISPRYKRRVRLTVADFYGRLHLENLEVFGHIEIRRSRLFSPEFIHVRIESNLIIKKSFIVTDSTWSITVLPNLPIELEVKGFIIVDECQFNNPQAEKLFYRLARTSWEKGGDREIADRYYYLEMLAERKTKLKSRRKGLKKLLNWMEVGFEWLFADLTCKYGTDWKRPILLWLAAVNVFFPILFLLTASVEGISGQLGFLDYEYFSIVTATTLGYGDYHPIGVGRAIASVEALFGMFMWAVFLTVFARKYMR comes from the coding sequence ATGTGTGAATACACCTATGAAAACGGAAAAAAGTGCAGGCTGAAACCCCTTGAAGGTTCTAAGTTCTGCCCGCTCCACATCCCCCGGGAGGAAGGCGAGACCCTCTACGGCGAAAAGATAAGGGAGATAAAAGAAAAGGCATTCGAGAAGAGGTTGAAGGTTGGGCAGTCCTATTTTGAGGGGGTTGACCTCTACGATGTAAAGATAACAGGCTACACCAGTGAGAAGGTGCTGGTTTTCAAGAACTCCAAGATAACAAACCTAATCCTGGATGGCTCGTCTGTTAAAGGGCTTATCCTAATAAACTCAAAGCTGGAGAGGGTTGTCACGTTTGAATCGTCGGTCGAGACCATATTTATCAAAGGATCGTCTATCTTTGGCCTGAACATTTTGAGGACCGAGTTCTCGGGACATATTACGGTCAGAGACTCGGAAGTAAGGTACCTGATGATAAACTCGACCCAGTACAGAAAAAGCGATAAGGAAAGCGAGGAGAAAGCCTACAGCGAGACAGAGAAAGTGATAGGAAACATTGAACTATCCGGATTAACTGGTGTTAGAAAAATAGGGATAAACACCAAATATCCGCTCTTAAGGGATATCCTTAAGGAACACGGTATAGACGTTTCCGAGAGGAAGGAAAAATCTGTCCGTGCCGAGACCCTTATTATAAAGGACATCAGCTTCGATATCTCCCCGAGGTATAAGAGGAGAGTTAGATTGACTGTGGCGGATTTCTACGGTCGCCTCCATCTTGAGAACCTCGAAGTTTTCGGACACATTGAAATAAGGAGGAGCAGACTTTTCTCACCGGAGTTTATCCACGTCCGAATCGAGAGCAACCTGATAATCAAAAAGAGCTTTATTGTAACGGACAGCACGTGGAGCATCACCGTACTGCCAAACCTGCCCATAGAACTGGAGGTCAAGGGCTTTATAATAGTCGACGAATGCCAGTTCAATAATCCTCAAGCTGAAAAACTCTTCTACCGCCTGGCAAGAACCAGCTGGGAGAAAGGTGGGGACAGGGAAATCGCTGATAGATACTACTACCTCGAGATGCTGGCGGAAAGAAAGACGAAGCTCAAATCAAGAAGGAAAGGCTTGAAAAAGCTCCTTAACTGGATGGAAGTAGGTTTTGAGTGGCTCTTTGCGGATTTAACCTGTAAGTACGGAACCGATTGGAAGAGGCCAATACTCCTATGGCTCGCGGCCGTCAACGTCTTCTTCCCCATCCTCTTCCTCCTCACGGCCAGCGTTGAGGGCATTTCGGGTCAGCTGGGCTTTCTCGACTACGAGTACTTCAGCATCGTAACCGCCACCACACTCGGCTACGGTGACTACCACCCAATAGGTGTGGGGAGGGCTATAGCATCGGTCGAGGCGCTCTTCGGAATGTTCATGTGGGCGGTCTTCCTGACGGTGTTTGCGAGGAAGTACATGAGGTGA
- a CDS encoding ATP-NAD kinase family protein encodes MRVGLIVNPIAGMGGKVALKGTDGVVEEAIKRGARPIAADLVRLFLGELTHYEEARKIEFLTGPGPLGEDVLREFDFPYEVIRHREIGYRLVEGIRIPDTTSEDTKELAKSMLGKVELLLFAGGDGTARDVVEAVDEKVPILGIPTGVKMYSGVFAASPEDAARVLVEFILGRAGLEEREVRDIDEEAYRHDEVKARTYGKAIVPVVETLVQGSKEGVPLDEEGELEAIAEALAEEILENDGIYFLGSGSTIKRIKDALGIDGTLLGVDVVEVKDGRARLLVKDATEKDLLRFVDRNPKIVVTVIGGLNFLFGRGNQQFSAEVLRHIPKENIIVVATPSKVRNGFIRVYTGDREVDEKLRGYIKVRVSPWMERIVKVI; translated from the coding sequence ATGCGCGTTGGACTCATAGTCAACCCGATAGCCGGAATGGGGGGAAAAGTTGCCCTCAAAGGCACCGATGGAGTTGTGGAAGAGGCCATAAAACGTGGAGCCAGGCCCATAGCCGCTGACCTCGTGAGGCTGTTTCTTGGTGAATTGACACACTACGAAGAGGCTCGGAAAATTGAGTTTCTAACCGGTCCGGGGCCGCTCGGGGAGGATGTTCTGAGGGAGTTCGATTTTCCTTACGAGGTTATCCGGCACAGGGAGATAGGGTATCGTCTTGTTGAAGGCATCCGAATCCCAGACACCACTTCAGAGGACACAAAGGAACTCGCGAAGAGCATGCTGGGAAAAGTCGAGTTGCTCCTCTTCGCTGGCGGCGACGGAACTGCCAGGGACGTCGTCGAAGCCGTCGATGAGAAAGTCCCCATCCTGGGAATACCCACCGGCGTCAAGATGTACTCAGGAGTCTTTGCCGCATCGCCGGAGGACGCGGCGAGGGTTTTAGTGGAGTTCATCCTAGGAAGGGCAGGGCTTGAGGAGAGGGAAGTCAGGGACATAGACGAAGAAGCCTACAGGCACGACGAGGTTAAGGCCAGAACCTACGGGAAGGCCATCGTTCCGGTGGTTGAGACCCTCGTTCAGGGGAGCAAGGAGGGGGTTCCCCTCGATGAGGAGGGCGAGCTTGAAGCCATAGCTGAGGCCCTTGCGGAGGAGATACTCGAGAACGACGGGATTTACTTCCTCGGATCTGGCTCAACGATAAAGAGGATAAAGGACGCGCTTGGAATAGACGGAACGCTGCTCGGCGTCGATGTCGTTGAGGTTAAGGATGGAAGGGCCAGACTCCTCGTAAAGGACGCGACCGAGAAAGACCTCCTCAGGTTTGTTGATCGGAACCCGAAAATCGTTGTCACGGTCATCGGCGGCCTCAACTTCCTCTTTGGCAGGGGAAACCAGCAGTTCTCCGCGGAAGTTCTGAGGCACATCCCCAAGGAGAACATAATAGTCGTCGCCACACCCTCAAAAGTCCGGAATGGCTTTATCAGGGTCTACACGGGCGACAGAGAAGTGGACGAAAAGCTTAGGGGATACATAAAGGTCAGGGTGAGCCCCTGGATGGAGAGGATAGTGAAGGTCATCTGA